In Colletotrichum higginsianum IMI 349063 chromosome 3, whole genome shotgun sequence, a genomic segment contains:
- a CDS encoding Upf0220 domain protein yields the protein MADRTSRQAPPPPGAPRRQVRRNLFQGLTRRPTGPTGAPVASSSSAAAALGGGVGVSVSAAAAAVAGGNGMVTGAVSGSSSGGTSAETLRLDVDVLSDAGPPTGAAVAAGPLEIVVRDEHGEVELGELPTLVFDEADEVAAMDDREESNKERQRLAEAVKQHQVNHTAVREQPEELLEAVKASLRAKVAALAEDNWMYEAESELPRAF from the exons atggccgacaGGACCTCACGACaggcgccgcccccgccgggCGCCCCGCGACGACAAGTCCGGAGGAACCTCTTTCAGGGCCtgacgaggcggccgacgggCCCCACAGGGGCCCCCGTGGCATCGAGTTCgagtgctgctgctgccctcgGAGGAGGGGTAGGGGTTTCGGTTTCCGCTGCTGCGGCCGCAGTCGCCGGTGGTAACGGCATGGTGACGGGCGCCGTGAGCGGTTCGTCGTCGGGGGGGACCTCGGCCGAGACGCTGcggctcgacgtcgatgtGCTCTCGGACGCCGGGCCTCCCACGggagcggcggtggcagcggGACCGCTCGAGATCGTCGTGCGCGACGAGCATGGCGAGGTTGAGCTGGGCGAGCTGCCGACGCTGGTCTTCGACGAGGCTGACgaggtggcggcgatggaTGACCGAGAGGAGAGCAACA AAGAGCGGCAGAGGCTGGCGGAGGCGGTGAAGCAGCATCAGGTCAACCATACTGCGGTCCGTGAGCAGCCTGAAG AGCTGCTTGAAGCTGTCAAGGCTAGTCTTCGGGCCAAGGTCGCTGCTCTCGCCGAAGACAATTGGATGTATGAGGCCGAGTCAGAGCTGCCCCGTGCCTTTTGA
- a CDS encoding Duf410 domain-containing protein, whose protein sequence is MAAKGDKIEKIIARLQARIGEGQFYEAQQQTRVVAARYIKAANWPAATDILYNVAQSLLKAGQGGSGGDLAVMLVDVFRQAELKPDAASKGKLLTCLRLFPAQEPTRKKFVGEMIAWSAKFGDYPAGDAELHHVAGSLYAEEHDAYEAERHLVLGTKDSAEVLAKMEYVWYKEDESHTAPLYAARAILPYLLIGNVRAANTCYRLFASSLSDDNKGLGVQDVSSNSADLRIFPGLPLLNFLGLLLLAVQRGAPDAYKQLLAKYSSNIAEVGAWNEALEIIAEMYFGIQRPRQSNPLMDMMGSLFGGAGGGGAPQQRRPAPRRVEAPTAEGLD, encoded by the exons ATGGCCGCCAAAGGAGACAAGATCGAAAAGATCATTGCCCGGCTGCAGGCCCGCATCGGCGAGGGCCAGTTCTAcgaggcccagcagcagaCGCGCGTGGTTGCCGCCCGCTACATCAAGGCCGCCAACtggcccgccgccaccgacatCCTGTACAATGTCGCCCAGTCCCTGCTCAAGGCCGGTCAGGGCGGCAGTGGTGGCGACCTTGCCGTCAtgctcgtcgacgtcttccgCCAGGCCGAGCTCAAGCCTGACGCCGCCAGCAAGGGCAAGCTGCTCACCTGCCTGCGCCTCTTCCCTGCCCAGGAGCCTACGAGAAAGAAGTTTGTCGGCGAGATGATTGC ATGGTCTGCCAAGTTCGGCGACTACcccgccggcgatgccgagctgCACCACGTCGCCGGTTCTCTCTACGCCGAGGAGCACGATGCCTATGAGGCCGAAAGACATCTGGTGCTAGGAACCAAGGACTCAGCCGAGGTGCTCGCCAAGATGGAATATGTTTGGTACAAGGAAGACGAGTCGCACACGGCTCCGCTCTacgccgcccgcgccatcctcccctacctcctcatcggcaacgtccgcgccgccaaCACGTGCTACCGCCTCTTCGCATCCTCCCTCAGTGATGACAATAAGGGTCTCGGCGTCCAGGACGTCAGCAGCAACAGCGCGGACCTCCGCATCTTTCCCGGCCTGCCCCTCCTCAACTTCCTCGGCCTTTTGCTACTGGCGGTGCAGCGTGGCGCCCCCGACGCATACAAGCAGCTCCTCGCCAAATACTCGTCCAACAttgccgaggtcggcgcgTGGAACGAGGCGCTCGAGATCATTGCCGAGATGTACTTTGGCATTCAGCGCCCGAGACAGAGCAACCCGCTGATGGACATGATGGGCAGCCTGTttggcggtgccggtggcggcggcgccccccAGCAGAGACGTCCCGCCCCGAGACGGGTGGAGGCGCCCACGGCTGAAGGGCTGGATTAG